A portion of the Thiohalorhabdus denitrificans genome contains these proteins:
- a CDS encoding VTT domain-containing protein, translating into MNAPRSPILREGRNCWRLCRADRLALLVDGQRYYPAVVDSLAQARHAAWILAWDIDGRMRLDRGPVPDDLPPTLARYLDALCERREGLHVHVLLWDYSMIYTLEREPFPSMNLGWRTHRRVHFRMDGAHPVGACHHQKVVVVDDAVAYTGGFDLSKWRWDTPAHRAGDPVRTDPEGNPYPPFHDVQWVVDGEAARALGELCRDRWGRAGGRSPAVPRPEGDPWPAGVEPDLRGVRVAVARTHPAYGDRPEAREIEALHLDAIAAARRFLYIENQYLTSHAVGEALEARLAETDGPDVVIVLPLRKDGWLERQTMDVLRSRLLRRLRAADRHGRLRVYYPHIPGLEPDWVSVHAKVLVVDNRLIRAGSANMSNRSMGLDTECDLALEAGPDDTEVRAFIAGARNRLLAEHLGVSEAEVARALEEAPSPVAAVEGLRTLEGRSLRPLNGTVSPSSERVLPDAAVIDPERPMDPDEFVEVYVPPEDRKTGRRQALLFAGLLLGLVILAVLWQVTPLDEWFQAERVARWLEHIRYSPLALPVVIGVYVVASLLTLPLAVMIVGTAIAFGPWLGFAYAMVAALLTAVLTYGVGAALGRQSVANLAGARLNRISQWLADRGVLGVATLRVLPVAPFVIVNLVAGAVHIRFRSYFWGSAIGMIPGTLAISVFADSLLAVLVDPNWTGIGVLAGVTAGVVAGTLLVRRWMRGRAARSGEGGATLG; encoded by the coding sequence ATGAACGCACCCCGATCGCCCATCCTGCGCGAGGGCCGCAACTGCTGGCGGCTGTGCCGGGCGGACCGGCTGGCCCTCCTGGTGGACGGCCAGCGCTATTACCCCGCCGTGGTGGACAGCCTGGCCCAGGCGCGCCATGCCGCCTGGATCCTGGCCTGGGACATCGACGGCCGGATGCGCCTGGACCGCGGCCCGGTACCCGACGACCTGCCCCCCACCCTGGCGCGGTACCTGGACGCCCTGTGCGAGCGGCGCGAGGGGCTCCACGTGCATGTCCTGCTCTGGGACTACTCCATGATCTACACCCTGGAGCGGGAGCCCTTTCCCAGCATGAACCTCGGCTGGCGCACCCATCGGCGGGTCCACTTCCGCATGGACGGCGCCCATCCCGTGGGGGCCTGCCATCACCAGAAGGTGGTGGTGGTGGACGACGCGGTGGCCTATACGGGCGGCTTCGATCTGAGCAAATGGCGCTGGGACACCCCCGCCCACCGCGCCGGCGATCCCGTCCGCACGGATCCCGAGGGAAATCCCTATCCGCCTTTCCACGACGTGCAGTGGGTGGTGGACGGCGAGGCGGCCCGTGCCCTGGGGGAGCTGTGCCGGGACCGCTGGGGTCGGGCCGGGGGGCGGAGCCCGGCGGTGCCCCGCCCGGAGGGCGACCCGTGGCCGGCGGGGGTGGAGCCGGATCTGCGCGGGGTGCGGGTGGCGGTCGCGCGCACCCATCCCGCCTACGGCGACCGCCCCGAGGCCCGCGAGATCGAGGCCCTGCACCTGGACGCCATCGCCGCGGCCCGGCGCTTCCTCTACATCGAGAACCAGTACCTCACCAGCCACGCCGTGGGCGAGGCCCTGGAGGCGCGCCTGGCGGAGACCGACGGCCCCGACGTGGTCATCGTGCTGCCCCTGCGCAAGGACGGCTGGCTGGAGCGGCAGACCATGGATGTCCTGCGCAGCCGACTGCTGCGCCGGCTGCGCGCGGCGGATCGCCACGGCCGCCTGCGGGTCTACTATCCGCACATCCCCGGTCTGGAGCCGGATTGGGTGAGCGTTCACGCCAAGGTGCTGGTGGTGGATAACCGGCTCATCCGGGCGGGGTCCGCCAACATGAGCAACCGTTCCATGGGATTGGATACGGAATGCGACCTCGCCCTGGAGGCGGGGCCCGACGACACCGAGGTGCGGGCGTTCATCGCCGGGGCCCGCAACCGACTGCTGGCCGAGCACCTGGGGGTGAGCGAGGCGGAGGTGGCCCGTGCCCTGGAGGAGGCCCCCTCGCCAGTGGCGGCGGTGGAGGGCCTGCGCACCCTGGAGGGCCGGAGCCTGCGGCCCCTGAACGGCACGGTGAGCCCCTCCTCGGAGCGGGTGCTGCCGGATGCGGCGGTCATCGACCCCGAGCGGCCCATGGACCCCGACGAGTTCGTGGAGGTCTACGTGCCTCCCGAGGACCGCAAGACCGGCCGGCGCCAGGCTTTGCTCTTTGCGGGCCTGCTCCTGGGCCTAGTGATCCTCGCCGTCCTCTGGCAGGTGACCCCCCTGGATGAGTGGTTCCAGGCGGAGCGGGTGGCCCGCTGGCTCGAGCACATCCGCTACAGCCCCCTGGCCCTGCCGGTGGTCATCGGGGTGTACGTGGTGGCGTCCCTGCTGACCCTGCCCCTGGCGGTGATGATCGTGGGAACGGCCATCGCCTTCGGCCCCTGGCTGGGGTTCGCCTACGCCATGGTGGCCGCCCTGCTCACCGCCGTGCTCACCTACGGGGTGGGGGCCGCGCTCGGCCGGCAGTCTGTGGCCAACCTGGCCGGGGCCCGCCTCAACCGCATCAGCCAGTGGCTGGCCGACCGCGGCGTCCTCGGTGTGGCCACCCTGCGGGTGCTGCCGGTGGCGCCCTTCGTCATCGTCAACCTGGTGGCGGGGGCGGTGCACATCCGCTTCCGCAGTTACTTCTGGGGCTCGGCCATCGGCATGATCCCGGGGACGCTTGCCATCTCGGTGTTCGCCGACAGCCTCCTGGCGGTGCTCGTCGACCCCAACTGGACCGGGATCGGTGTCCTGGCGGGCGTCACGGCCGGCGTGGTGGCGGGCACGCTGCTGGTGCGCCGCTGGATGCGTGGCCGCGCGGCCCGCTCCGGGGAAGGGGGGGCAACCCTTGGCTGA
- the nhaC gene encoding Na+/H+ antiporter NhaC — translation MTPEPPAPGGELPKPSPPMALLPLVVTMVLMLVQLAVFEEFAPQIPLALGIAFTGLLAWTWGYRWRDMETGLYHVVHVGLPSVAILMTVGMIIGTWILSGTVPLLIYYGLQLITPEYFLLAAMVLPALVSVAIGTSWGTVGTVGLALVGIGEGLGIPAHLTGGAIVSGAFFGDKMSPLSDTTNLAPAVTSTDLFSHIRNMMATAVPAMLTAAALFWLLGQSYAGQALHAERVEAIMAALEGQFAFHPLLLLPALLVLVLAVRRFPALPTLFFGVLAGAVTAYLGQGASVPEISAAMQDGFSSATGVEAVDELLSKGGIQSMMWTISLVLIALGFGGILEQTRCLEVLLNAIVRRVRGRLSLVAASTGGSVGTNLVTGDPYLAVALPGRMFGPVYRGRGLSMLNLSRSIEEGGTLINPLVPWSAGGAFTAGALGIPTLAYAPFAVACWLSPLIGLLYAGLGWFSPRASAAERDRWRAEGEPVLLAGEMVNAAQLDPEELERDFDTYRRR, via the coding sequence ATGACCCCGGAACCCCCCGCGCCCGGCGGCGAGCTGCCCAAGCCGAGCCCGCCCATGGCCCTGCTGCCCCTGGTGGTGACCATGGTCCTCATGCTGGTGCAGCTCGCGGTCTTCGAGGAATTCGCCCCCCAGATCCCCCTGGCCCTGGGCATCGCCTTTACCGGACTGCTCGCCTGGACCTGGGGCTACCGCTGGCGGGACATGGAGACCGGACTCTACCACGTGGTCCACGTGGGGCTGCCCTCGGTGGCCATCCTCATGACGGTGGGCATGATCATCGGCACCTGGATCCTGTCCGGCACCGTGCCCCTGCTCATCTACTACGGGCTGCAGCTCATCACCCCGGAGTACTTCCTGCTCGCCGCCATGGTCCTGCCGGCGTTGGTCTCGGTGGCCATCGGCACCTCCTGGGGAACGGTGGGCACGGTGGGCCTGGCCCTGGTGGGCATCGGCGAGGGGCTGGGCATCCCCGCCCACCTCACCGGCGGCGCCATCGTCTCGGGGGCCTTCTTCGGCGACAAGATGTCGCCCCTCTCGGACACCACCAACCTTGCCCCGGCGGTCACCTCCACCGACCTGTTCAGCCACATCCGCAACATGATGGCCACCGCCGTCCCCGCCATGCTTACGGCGGCGGCCCTCTTCTGGCTCCTGGGGCAGAGCTACGCCGGCCAGGCCCTGCACGCCGAGCGGGTGGAGGCCATCATGGCGGCCCTGGAGGGGCAGTTCGCCTTCCACCCCCTGCTGCTGCTCCCGGCCCTCTTGGTGCTGGTGCTGGCGGTGCGGCGCTTCCCCGCCCTGCCCACCCTGTTCTTCGGTGTCCTCGCCGGGGCGGTCACCGCCTACCTGGGCCAGGGGGCCAGCGTCCCGGAGATCTCCGCCGCCATGCAGGACGGCTTCTCCAGCGCCACCGGGGTGGAGGCGGTGGACGAGCTGCTGTCCAAGGGCGGCATCCAGTCCATGATGTGGACCATCTCCCTGGTGCTCATCGCCCTCGGCTTCGGCGGCATCCTGGAACAGACCCGCTGCCTGGAGGTGCTCCTGAACGCCATCGTTCGGCGCGTGCGCGGCCGCCTGTCGCTGGTGGCGGCCAGCACCGGTGGCTCCGTGGGCACCAACCTGGTCACCGGCGACCCCTACCTGGCGGTGGCCCTGCCCGGCCGCATGTTCGGCCCGGTCTACCGGGGCCGGGGGCTGTCCATGCTCAACCTGTCGCGCTCCATCGAGGAGGGCGGCACCCTGATCAATCCGCTCGTGCCGTGGAGCGCCGGCGGCGCCTTCACCGCCGGCGCCCTGGGCATCCCCACCCTGGCCTACGCGCCCTTCGCCGTGGCCTGCTGGCTGTCCCCCCTGATCGGCTTGCTGTACGCCGGGCTGGGCTGGTTCTCCCCGCGGGCCTCGGCCGCCGAGCGCGACCGCTGGCGGGCGGAGGGGGAGCCCGTACTCCTGGCCGGCGAGATGGTCAACGCGGCACAGCTCGATCCCGAGGAGCTGGAGCGGGACTTCGATACCTATCGTCGGCGCTGA
- a CDS encoding endonuclease/exonuclease/phosphatase family protein — protein MAEGGRPGDDRVGVRVATYNIHKGVGRDRRRDPGRIAAVIRNLGAGVLALQEVDTRQGHLPWVHEMDYLAETSGYTAVVGPTHTRYDYHFGNVVLSAHPVSAVRHVDLSIYRREPRGALELELQVHGTPLRVVATHLGLYPGERLRQVRWLLEHLGGVPAEPTVLLGDLNEWLPWARSLRLLHRVFGRSPGPPSFPAAFPVLALDRIWAHPREGLEDVRAWNTPHARGASDHLPVTAHFEFSRAGVSADDRYRSPAPAPRDRAVPR, from the coding sequence TTGGCTGAGGGGGGAAGGCCGGGGGACGACCGGGTCGGGGTGCGCGTGGCCACCTACAACATCCACAAGGGCGTGGGCCGGGACCGCCGGCGGGACCCCGGGCGCATCGCCGCGGTGATCCGCAACCTGGGGGCGGGGGTCTTGGCCCTCCAGGAGGTGGATACCCGCCAGGGCCATCTGCCATGGGTCCACGAGATGGACTACCTGGCGGAGACCTCCGGCTACACGGCGGTGGTCGGGCCTACCCACACCCGTTACGACTACCACTTCGGCAACGTGGTCCTGTCCGCCCACCCCGTGAGCGCGGTGCGCCATGTGGATTTGAGCATCTACCGCCGGGAGCCGCGCGGCGCCCTGGAATTGGAGCTGCAGGTGCACGGTACGCCCCTGCGGGTGGTGGCCACCCATCTCGGCCTGTACCCCGGCGAGCGCCTGCGCCAAGTGCGCTGGCTCCTGGAGCACCTCGGCGGGGTCCCGGCGGAGCCCACCGTGCTCCTGGGCGACCTCAACGAATGGCTGCCCTGGGCGCGTTCCCTGCGGCTGCTGCACCGGGTGTTCGGCCGGTCCCCCGGGCCCCCGAGCTTCCCGGCCGCCTTCCCCGTCCTGGCCCTGGACCGCATCTGGGCCCATCCCAGGGAGGGGCTGGAGGACGTACGCGCCTGGAACACTCCCCACGCCCGCGGTGCCTCCGACCACCTCCCGGTGACCGCCCATTTCGAGTTCTCCCGGGCCGGGGTCAGCGCCGACGATAGGTATCGAAGTCCCGCTCCAGCTCCTCGGGATCGAGCTGTGCCGCGTTGA